From one Silurus meridionalis isolate SWU-2019-XX chromosome 23, ASM1480568v1, whole genome shotgun sequence genomic stretch:
- the bmp2b gene encoding bone morphogenetic protein 2b: MVVVLRSVLALMLLLGQVWLGAAAGLIPDVERRRHAPEHSERFLRDFELRLLNMFGLKRKPTPSKGAVVPQYMLDLYHMHSENGDQKSVRRPRSVMGRHAERAASRANTIRSFNHEEALEALSSLKGRTTQQLFFNLTSVPAEELITAAELRIFRDQVLSDYTQSNTSHAGAFQRINIFEVFRPANSPSQEPLTRLLDTRLVQDSHSRWESFDVSSAAARWSTQPHHNHGLMVEILHPGGASDGEEAEASRSRHVRVSRSLHSDNESWAQARPLLVTYSHDGQSTATLHREKRQVRRPQKQRRKQQRANCRRHPLYVDFSDVGWNVWIVAPPGYHAFYCQGECPFPLSDHLNSTNHAIVQTLVNSVNSNVPRACCVPTELSPISLLYLDEYEKVVLKNYQDMVVEGCGCR, from the exons ATGGTAGTCGTGCTCCGCTCGGTCCTGGCGCTCATGCTGCTGCTCGGTCAGGTGTGGCTGGGCGCCGCCGCCGGTCTGATACCCGACGTGGAGCGGCGGAGGCACGCGCCCGAGCACTCCGAGCGCTTTTTGCGCGACTTCGAGCTCCGACTACTCAACATGTTCGGCCTCAAGCGGAAACCCACGCCGAGCAAAGGAGCCGTTGTGCCCCAGTACATGCTGGACCTTTATCACATGCACTCGGAGAACGGAGATCAGAAAAGCGTCCGGCGGCCCAGGAGCGTCATGGGGAGGCACGCGGAGCGCGCGGCAAGCAGGGCGAACACAATCCGGAGTTTCAATCACGAAG AGGCTTTAGAAGCCCTGTCAAGCCTGAAAGGAAGGACCACACAGCAGCTGTTTTTCAACCTCACTTCAGTGCCGGCAGAGGAGCTCATCACGGCTGCAGAGCTACGCATCTTCAGAGACCAGGTGCTCAGTGACTATACTCAGAGCAACACCAGCCATGCTGGAGCCTTTCAGCGCATTAATATTTTCGAAGTGTTTAGGCCAGCTAATTCCCCCTCACAGGAGCCTCTCACCAGACTTTTGGACACTCGACTAGTGCAGGACTCACACTCACGCTGGGAGAGCTTTGATGTGAGCTCAGCGGCAGCACGTTGGTCCACACAGCCACACCACAACCACGGACTCATGGTGGAAATTCTGCACCCAGGAGGGGCCAGCGATGGTGAGGAGGCCGAGGCAAGCAGGAGTAGGCATGTGAGAGTGAGCCGGTCCCTGCATTCGGATAATGAATCTTGGGCTCAGGCTCGGCCGCTGCTGGTCACTTACAGCCATGATGGCCAAAGCACTGCAACACTCCACAGAGAAAAGCGTCAGGTGCGGCGCCCACAAAAACAGCGCCGCAAACAGCAGCGAGCCAACTGCCGCCGTCACCCACTTTATGTAGACTTTAGTGATGTGGGCTGGAACGTTTGGATTGTGGCACCCCCGGGCTACCATGCCTTTTACTGCCAAGGCGAGTGCCCCTTCCCACTGTCAGACCACCTGAACTCCACCAACCATGCCATTGTGCAAACCCTTGTGAACTCTGTAAACTCTAATGTACCACGGGCATGTTGCGTACCCACAGAGCTCAGTCCTATCTCGCTGCTCTATCTTGATGAGTATGAGAAGGTTGTCTTAAAGAACTATCaagacatggtggtggagggCTGTGGCTGCCGATGA